One region of Sandaracinaceae bacterium genomic DNA includes:
- the mrdA gene encoding penicillin-binding protein 2: MLSQRREVGEFRKRYKWFALVAVLAYGGLMVRMLSLQVVHADEWREAARDNVTKTLTERATRGIIRDTRGQTIATNRASYTVYATPSLLSPEQMDLTVSLMGLTPEDAQSFRSRIETVETRRRTHQIRAFADITRDQVAALEEHSPELPGIDVVAGPVRQYAFGALGAHTVGYLNEVSAEDLERLADQNYYRAGDRVGRMGIERSLESVLRGRRGFRHVMVNARGRRLTEQEAPPMEGESHREAVPGHDVVLTLDMELMRMAQRAFQGHPSGGVVVVDVHTGRIRALYSKPAYDLNELTGRLSVEAYREMVDNPHRPLIDKTIYDTFFPGSTFKPFSALSALQEGAMDPRELVFCEGSLKIGNQRMRCTAQHGDVDMRSALVQSCNVYFWALAERVGLDRLNRYARDFGLAERTGIGINSEARGFLASRQWYEEHYGRFRLGYTLNTAIGQGNTRVTLLQLALAYAALANGGVLYAPQLIERIETPDGAVVEEPEPHVRRRLGVDPEHLAFNAEALRGVVNDEEGTAFSAMIAGGVSISGKTGTAEVAPGSQRSGDARRAAYFRQSHAWFAGFAPSDDPQVAIVVLVEHGGAGGRNAAPIATRILQEYLAGTTDRPAPPPPEEPAPRRGQPRRPRGAR; the protein is encoded by the coding sequence ATGCTGTCCCAGCGCCGCGAGGTCGGCGAGTTCCGCAAGCGCTACAAGTGGTTCGCGCTGGTGGCGGTGCTGGCCTACGGCGGCCTCATGGTGCGCATGCTCTCGCTGCAGGTGGTGCACGCCGACGAGTGGCGCGAGGCGGCCCGCGACAACGTCACCAAGACGCTCACGGAGCGCGCCACGCGCGGCATCATCCGGGACACGCGGGGCCAGACCATCGCCACCAACCGCGCGTCGTACACGGTGTACGCCACGCCCTCGTTGCTCTCGCCCGAGCAGATGGACCTGACGGTCAGCCTGATGGGGCTCACCCCCGAAGACGCCCAGTCCTTCCGCAGCCGCATCGAGACGGTGGAGACCCGTCGGCGCACGCATCAGATCCGCGCCTTCGCCGACATCACCCGTGACCAGGTGGCCGCGCTCGAGGAGCACAGCCCCGAGCTGCCCGGCATCGACGTGGTGGCCGGGCCCGTGCGGCAGTACGCCTTCGGCGCGCTGGGGGCGCACACCGTCGGCTACCTGAACGAGGTCAGCGCCGAAGACCTCGAGCGCCTGGCGGACCAGAACTACTACCGGGCCGGGGACCGCGTGGGCCGCATGGGCATCGAGCGCAGCCTCGAGAGCGTGCTGCGCGGGCGACGTGGGTTTCGACACGTGATGGTGAACGCGCGTGGCCGGCGGCTCACCGAGCAAGAAGCCCCTCCCATGGAAGGCGAGAGCCACCGTGAGGCCGTGCCGGGCCACGACGTGGTGCTCACGCTCGACATGGAGCTCATGCGCATGGCGCAGCGCGCGTTCCAGGGGCACCCCTCGGGCGGCGTGGTGGTGGTGGACGTGCACACGGGGCGCATCCGCGCGCTGTACTCGAAGCCGGCCTACGACCTGAACGAGCTGACCGGCCGCCTGTCCGTGGAGGCCTACCGCGAGATGGTGGACAACCCGCACCGTCCGCTGATCGACAAGACCATCTACGACACGTTCTTCCCGGGCTCCACGTTCAAGCCCTTCAGCGCGCTCTCCGCGCTGCAAGAGGGCGCCATGGACCCGCGCGAGCTGGTGTTCTGCGAGGGCTCGCTCAAGATCGGTAACCAGCGCATGCGCTGCACCGCGCAGCACGGCGACGTGGACATGCGCTCGGCGCTGGTGCAGTCGTGCAACGTGTACTTCTGGGCCCTGGCGGAGCGCGTGGGTCTCGACCGGCTCAACCGCTACGCGCGTGACTTCGGGCTGGCGGAGCGCACGGGCATCGGCATCAACAGCGAGGCGCGCGGGTTCCTCGCCTCGCGTCAGTGGTACGAGGAGCACTACGGCCGGTTCCGCCTGGGCTACACGCTCAACACGGCCATCGGTCAGGGAAACACGCGCGTGACGCTGCTGCAGCTGGCGCTGGCGTACGCCGCGCTCGCCAACGGCGGCGTGCTCTATGCGCCGCAGCTGATCGAGCGCATCGAGACCCCGGATGGCGCCGTGGTGGAGGAGCCCGAGCCGCACGTGCGCAGGCGCCTCGGCGTGGACCCCGAGCACCTCGCGTTCAACGCCGAAGCCCTCCGTGGCGTCGTCAACGACGAAGAGGGCACCGCCTTCAGCGCCATGATCGCGGGAGGCGTGTCCATCAGCGGCAAGACCGGCACGGCCGAGGTGGCGCCCGGCAGCCAGCGCTCCGGCGACGCGCGCCGCGCGGCCTACTTCCGCCAGTCGCACGCGTGGTTCGCGGGCTTCGCGCCCTCGGACGACCCGCAGGTGGCCATCGTGGTGCTGGTGGAGCACGGCGGCGCCGGTGGTCGAAACGCGGCCCCTATCGCCACGCGCATCCTGCAGGAGTACTTGGCGGGCACCACCGACCGGCCGGCGCCTCCCCCGCCCGAGGAGCCGGCCCCTCGCCGCGGGCAGCCCCGCCGCCCCCGAGGAGCGCGCTGA
- the rodA gene encoding rod shape-determining protein RodA, which produces MAIGRGIREQFDWPLFVCVMAIATLGVINLYSATSADAHYADLYIQQIYWLTLGAGVATLVAAIDYRHFERFGWFAYGGGIVLLVLVFLLGRSIRGSTRWIPIGTFSLQPSELMKVALIVALAKFLHDDTKTDGRALKDLIIPGMILAVPMGLILAQPDLGTALMCAFIFGTIMVLTQLKLRSLFTLAALFAAAAPLAYNYALRGYQKERITAFLALWSGEQDIQDAGWHTHQSLVSIGSGGVFGKGYMQGTQNQFGFLPDRHSDFPFAVWAEEQGLLGTTLLVGLYLFLVLWGLRIASQAKDRFGAVCAVGVSALIFWQSVINLGMVSGMLPVVGITLPLFSHGGSSVLTVSICIGLLMNISMRRFQY; this is translated from the coding sequence ATGGCCATCGGACGCGGAATTCGCGAGCAGTTCGACTGGCCGCTGTTCGTCTGCGTGATGGCCATCGCCACGCTGGGCGTCATCAACCTGTACAGCGCCACCAGCGCCGACGCGCACTACGCGGACTTGTACATCCAGCAGATCTACTGGCTCACGCTGGGCGCTGGCGTGGCCACGCTGGTGGCCGCCATCGACTACCGCCACTTCGAGCGCTTCGGCTGGTTCGCCTACGGTGGCGGCATCGTGCTGCTGGTGCTGGTGTTCCTGCTGGGGCGCAGCATCCGCGGCAGCACGCGCTGGATCCCCATCGGCACGTTCTCGCTGCAGCCCAGCGAGCTCATGAAGGTGGCGCTCATCGTGGCGCTGGCGAAGTTCCTGCACGACGACACCAAGACGGACGGGCGCGCGCTCAAGGACCTGATCATCCCGGGCATGATCCTGGCGGTCCCCATGGGCCTCATCCTGGCGCAGCCGGACCTGGGCACCGCGCTCATGTGCGCGTTCATCTTCGGCACCATCATGGTGCTCACCCAGCTCAAGCTGCGCTCGCTGTTCACGCTGGCCGCGCTGTTCGCGGCCGCTGCACCGCTGGCGTACAACTACGCCCTGCGCGGGTACCAGAAAGAGCGCATCACGGCGTTCTTGGCGCTGTGGTCCGGCGAGCAGGACATCCAGGACGCGGGCTGGCACACGCACCAGAGCCTGGTCTCCATCGGCAGCGGTGGCGTCTTCGGCAAGGGCTACATGCAGGGCACGCAGAACCAGTTCGGCTTCCTGCCCGACCGCCACTCCGACTTCCCGTTCGCCGTCTGGGCCGAGGAGCAGGGGCTGCTGGGCACCACGCTGTTGGTGGGGCTCTACCTGTTCCTGGTGCTCTGGGGCCTGCGCATCGCCTCACAGGCCAAGGACCGCTTCGGCGCCGTGTGCGCCGTGGGCGTGTCGGCGCTCATCTTCTGGCAGTCGGTCATCAACCTGGGGATGGTGTCCGGCATGCTGCCCGTGGTGGGCATCACGCTGCCCCTCTTCAGCCACGGCGGCTCGTCGGTGCTCACGGTGTCCATCTGCATCGGGTTGCTGATGAACATCTCGATGCGCCGCTTCCAGTACTGA
- a CDS encoding TonB-dependent receptor, producing the protein MRRLTLLTLLLALSSPVAQAQAPEAPAPDAPRDAAPDVDADTAPSEDPDPDAPPAPDEPPAETPAEGAEEEEDAPIDWSALSEELAEEEAEPREEEAEDEEGSEDDGAGDEDEEDDEDDDWVLDAYEVRAPIDPFRTGGSVQQLSAETLDAYDYDDVNSALQQVPGVYVRQEEGFGLRPNIGLRGTTSDRSRKVTLMEDGVLFGPAPYSAPAAYYFPIFSRIVGVDVYKGPAAVLFGPNTIGGAINLRTREVPTTPEGRFELSYGRFQYRRTHFYYGGSSRHAGILFEGVHLGTNGFRDIDAGDPDTGFNRSEFMLRSFVQTTPGEPIFNRLELKLGFSRERSNETYLGLSDEDFRDNPYRRYAASQLDRMTWWRTQVELRHHLVIGEHVDFVTTAYRHDFQRTWRRLNRFVGERDGTGPSLFDTLNNPTGGRDTYYRVLSGERDSTEFGPEHDLLVVSNARRFVSQGIQTELHATFGEAVEQELIVGLRLHYDEIDRNHVERAYSLIAQQLVANGDDPSTITLNEGSATALAGHAAYSLSYRGLTVKPGIRIESIRATLRDELAAGGPRSSTQTYLVVLPGLGATYELTEHVAALVGVHRGFSPLAPGAGDDVEMETSIAYEAGVRVQHEEHGLSGELIGFVNDYQQFVTQCGGSGGCDAMDLDRQFNAGDVLIGGVELQAAYELDLGHDLTLPMHLSYTFTRATFRTAFSESGDPQLGSVRVGDPVPYVPEHQWSLQLGLHHEDWAVNASGTYVSAMPEVADNSVRTEGYLIVDVTGSYTVLERFDVTLRLENVTNAQPLVSRRPFGARGYRPFMVQVGVEVPL; encoded by the coding sequence ATGCGCCGACTCACCCTGCTGACTCTCCTCCTCGCGCTCTCCTCGCCGGTGGCGCAGGCCCAAGCTCCCGAAGCGCCCGCCCCCGATGCCCCGCGGGACGCTGCCCCCGACGTGGACGCGGACACCGCACCGTCAGAAGACCCGGATCCGGACGCACCGCCTGCCCCCGATGAGCCGCCCGCCGAGACCCCTGCCGAAGGGGCGGAGGAAGAGGAAGACGCGCCCATCGACTGGAGCGCGCTGTCCGAAGAGCTTGCGGAAGAAGAAGCCGAGCCGCGCGAAGAGGAAGCCGAGGACGAAGAGGGATCCGAGGACGACGGCGCGGGCGACGAAGATGAGGAGGACGACGAAGACGACGACTGGGTGCTGGACGCCTACGAGGTGCGCGCGCCCATCGACCCCTTCCGCACCGGTGGCTCCGTGCAGCAGCTCTCCGCAGAGACGCTGGACGCCTACGACTACGATGACGTGAACAGCGCGCTCCAGCAGGTGCCCGGCGTCTACGTACGCCAGGAAGAGGGCTTCGGCCTGCGCCCCAACATCGGCCTGCGCGGCACCACGTCGGACCGTAGCCGCAAGGTCACGCTCATGGAGGACGGCGTGCTGTTCGGCCCGGCGCCGTACTCCGCGCCCGCCGCGTACTACTTCCCCATCTTCTCGCGCATCGTGGGCGTGGACGTCTACAAGGGCCCGGCCGCGGTGCTCTTCGGGCCCAACACGATCGGCGGCGCCATCAACCTGCGCACGCGCGAGGTGCCCACCACGCCCGAGGGACGCTTCGAGCTGTCTTACGGCCGCTTCCAGTACCGCCGCACGCACTTCTACTACGGCGGCAGCAGCCGCCACGCGGGCATCTTGTTCGAGGGCGTGCACCTCGGCACCAACGGCTTCCGCGACATCGACGCCGGCGACCCAGACACGGGCTTCAACCGCAGCGAGTTCATGTTGCGCAGCTTCGTGCAGACCACGCCGGGCGAGCCCATCTTCAACCGGCTCGAGCTCAAGCTCGGCTTCTCGCGCGAGCGCAGCAACGAGACGTACCTCGGACTGTCGGACGAAGACTTCCGGGACAACCCCTACCGGCGCTACGCCGCGAGCCAGCTCGACCGCATGACGTGGTGGCGCACGCAGGTGGAGCTCCGCCATCACTTGGTGATCGGCGAGCACGTGGACTTCGTGACCACCGCCTACCGTCACGACTTCCAGCGCACCTGGCGCCGCCTCAACCGCTTCGTGGGCGAGCGCGACGGAACGGGCCCCTCCCTCTTCGACACACTGAACAACCCCACCGGCGGGCGCGACACCTACTACCGTGTGCTCTCCGGGGAGCGCGACTCCACGGAGTTCGGCCCGGAGCACGACCTGCTGGTGGTCAGCAACGCGCGCCGCTTCGTCTCGCAGGGCATCCAGACGGAGCTCCACGCCACGTTCGGCGAGGCCGTCGAGCAGGAGCTCATCGTCGGCCTTCGGCTGCACTACGACGAGATCGACCGCAACCACGTGGAGCGCGCGTACTCGTTGATCGCGCAGCAGCTGGTGGCCAACGGCGACGACCCGAGCACCATCACGCTGAACGAGGGCTCGGCCACCGCGCTGGCGGGGCACGCCGCGTACTCGCTTTCGTACCGAGGGCTGACCGTGAAGCCCGGCATCCGCATCGAGAGCATCCGCGCCACCCTGCGGGACGAGCTCGCCGCCGGCGGCCCGCGCAGCTCGACGCAGACGTACCTGGTGGTGCTCCCTGGCCTCGGCGCCACCTACGAGCTCACCGAGCACGTGGCCGCGCTGGTGGGGGTGCACCGCGGCTTCAGCCCGCTCGCGCCCGGCGCCGGGGACGACGTGGAGATGGAGACGTCCATCGCCTACGAGGCGGGGGTGCGGGTCCAACACGAAGAGCATGGCCTGAGCGGCGAGCTGATCGGGTTCGTGAACGACTATCAGCAGTTCGTGACCCAGTGCGGTGGCAGCGGTGGCTGCGACGCGATGGACCTCGACCGGCAGTTCAACGCGGGCGACGTGCTGATCGGCGGCGTCGAGCTGCAAGCGGCCTACGAGCTGGACCTGGGCCACGACCTCACGCTGCCCATGCACCTCTCCTACACGTTCACGCGCGCCACGTTCCGCACGGCGTTCTCGGAGTCGGGCGACCCTCAGCTGGGCAGCGTGCGCGTGGGTGACCCCGTGCCCTATGTCCCGGAGCACCAGTGGTCGCTGCAGCTGGGCCTGCACCACGAGGACTGGGCCGTGAACGCGTCGGGCACCTACGTGAGCGCGATGCCCGAGGTCGCCGACAACTCCGTGCGCACCGAGGGCTACCTGATCGTGGATGTCACCGGCAGCTACACCGTGCTCGAGCGCTTCGACGTCACACTACGGCTCGAGAACGTGACCAACGCACAGCCGCTGGTGTCGCGCCGGCCGTTCGGTGCCCGCGGCTACCGGCCCTTCATGGTGCAGGTGGGCGTCGAGGTCCCGCTCTGA
- the mreD gene encoding rod shape-determining protein MreD has product MSTLQRSVLIVALGFALLLLRSVVWRAVALGPFTPQLVLPMAIFLGVSPDVRLVRGAVIAFLLGYLSDGFCGLPMSVHTFLTMATYLIVRGMGLRVFLRGPWFQVGLTFVASALFGLATTGVRSIFEAEAPFAVDGGSRLLIYSTVATAFATALVSPVVFAAMRSIEDTATGRRESAAT; this is encoded by the coding sequence ATGAGCACGCTCCAGCGCAGCGTGCTGATCGTGGCGCTGGGCTTCGCGCTCCTGCTGCTGCGCTCCGTGGTCTGGCGCGCCGTGGCGCTGGGCCCCTTCACGCCGCAGCTGGTGCTGCCCATGGCCATCTTCCTGGGGGTCTCCCCGGACGTGCGGCTGGTGCGCGGCGCCGTCATCGCGTTCTTGCTGGGCTACCTGAGCGATGGCTTCTGCGGGCTGCCCATGAGCGTGCACACGTTCCTCACCATGGCCACGTACCTGATCGTGCGCGGCATGGGGCTGCGGGTCTTCTTGCGCGGCCCGTGGTTCCAGGTGGGGCTCACGTTCGTGGCCTCGGCGCTCTTCGGGCTGGCCACCACGGGCGTGCGCTCCATCTTCGAGGCCGAGGCGCCCTTCGCCGTGGACGGCGGCTCACGGCTGCTCATTTACAGCACGGTGGCCACGGCGTTCGCCACGGCCCTGGTGTCACCGGTGGTGTTCGCCGCCATGCGCTCCATCGAGGACACGGCCACTGGCCGCAGGGAGTCGGCAGCCACGTGA